The Alkalihalophilus pseudofirmus nucleotide sequence GGCTTTGCTCGGAGGTATGATTGGATTTATTCAAGGTTTATTTGTTTTATTCATCGGGTAAAGAGTAAGGAGTGTGACTATAAATATTGTTTAAATTCACCCTTGAAGGATGAATTGTCTGTTTAGACATGTTATAGTCGTAAAGACTATTTTTTTAGGAGGACGTTATAAATGTCAAATGTATACGATAAGGCTCATGAACTAAAGAAAGCAATTGCTGAAAGTGAAGAATTCTCTGCATTAAAATCAATGCACGAACAAATTGAAGCAGATGACATTGCTAAGAAAATGCTAGAGAACTTCCGTAACCTGCAGCTTGAGCTTCAACAAAAGCAAATGCAAGGTATTCAAATTACGGAAGAAGAAGCTCAAAAAGCTCAACAGCAATTTGAACTTGTTCAACAACATGAGTTAATCTCGAAATTAATGGAAGCTGAACAACGTCTAAGTGTTATCATTGGTGATATCAACAAAATCATCACAGAACCTCTTGAAGAGATCTATGGTAACCCTGAAGGTCAACAATAATTTAATAAACGTACAAAAAGTCACGAGAATGATGCTCGTGACTTTTTTTATTGAGGATTATTCTTCTTTAGTTTTTTACCAATCAAAACAGCCATGTGCAGAACAAATCCAGCAAATAACCCCACACTAGCTGCTCCTAGAAGACCCATGACTATTTCTCCCGCTGAGCCTTCTGCGAATTGTAGACTGGTTAACAGCATAAAAACGGCAGGTACAACTAAATAAAACTGTACAAATGATTTCATATGAACTCCCTTTTTCTATTAAGATGAACGTTATCTACAAAAGAGTATAACGAAAGCAACGAGATACGTCTATTTAGTTTTGGTTCTATTCAAACAGTCTGTAACATACAGTCTAGAGAACAGACAGGCAGACCGAAATGGGACGTGTCGTCGTAAAGAAAAAGGGGGAAAGCATCATGACGTACCGATTACTAGCCCTGAATATTGATGGAACATTGATTGGTTCAAATGAGAAGATCTCAAAGCAAACGAAAGAGGCTATTGAGTATGTGAAGAAAAAAGGGGTGTATGTCACCTTAGTGACTTCAAGACCTCACCTTTCCGCAAAACGTTTGGCAAAATCCTTAAAGATTGATAACTATTTAGTAACAAACAATGGCGCATTTGTTGCAAATGACGCAGAAGATCCTTTATACGTAAAGCGAATTGATGTGAATAAAACATTGCAGCTCGTTGAAGTATTAGAGCAGTATGATTGTCATATTCGTGTTCTTCATGAAAGCTTCTCTATTGGAAATAAGGTACGGCAGAAAAATCAGCTGATCGCAAAGATGACGATTGGTGTAGGGGACCCATTATTTTACCCTGTGACGTTTGTAGATTCTGTTTATGATCGTTTACTGCAAGAAGCGATTGCTCCTCCTAAAGTACAGGTTCAATTCTTTGATGAAGAAGAACAGAACTCCGCTTTAAACCAAGTGAAAGAAATGATTAAAGGGATAAATGCTGTTTCCATTCAAGATGGAAAAGTAGAGTTTGTAGCAGAGGGAGTCTCAAAGCTTCATGGGTTACAAAAAGTAGGGCAAGAGCTTGGTATTTCCCTGCAAGAAATGGTTGCTGTCGGCCTTGAAGAAGATGATATACCAATGATCAGTCAAGTAGGATTAGGGGTAGCTATGGGGAATGCCAGTGAAGAAGTAAAGAAGGCAGCCGATTGGATCACGCGCTCGAATCATCAAAACGGAGTTTCTTACATGATTCGAGAAGTGTTTAGAAAGCAGCTCCGTGTTCAAGTGGAATAAAACAACTCATAGTACTTCCACATCCATAATAAATAAGAGCTGTCCCAAATGGGGCAGCTCTTTTGTTTACACATGAAATAACAATAACTTACCAGCACGTGTAAGGCGATGAGTATGATTTGTATAGTTGTTTTCCTCTAACTTTTTCTTTCCAATCTCTTGTGCGGCATCATCATCCGCAGCTTCGATTCGTTCCTCAAAAACCATTTCGCCATTAGGTTCATAAACGGTTAGAAAATACTCATTCATTATTATTTCCCCCTAAACTATTGTAAGAATAGTGTAAATTCAAACGCTTACATTAGCAAGTATAAAATATATTTGGTAATTATTGTTTTTGCTGTTGCAATAATTGGAAGGTGGTCATATACTGTATATATAGATATACACACCAATACACTTTAAGAGGTGAAGCTCATGTCAGAGAATCAATTAATTAAGAAGATTATTTTATTCGAGTTAAAGAATACACCATTCATTAAGTATCTATGGATGGTTGCTGCAATGGGTTTAATTGTTTTTTTAGGAAGTCAATTTATTAATGAAGTAAGCGGGGGCGGACGATTCCCTATTATTTATGACTTTCTGTTTTTTAGTGCTTTGTCGCTTGCGTACACGGTAAGATACAAACCATTCAACATACAAGATATAAAAGGCGGGTTATACGCTAGTTCTTTTTTTATCTTACTTAAACAAACACCTATTGCTGATCGAGTTATTATGAAAAGCAGATTTATCATGAGTGCAATTTATATTCTGACGTTTAACACTATTGTATTTGTGCTGTTCTATGTGTTCTCAAATAATATCAAAGAAGTATTATCAGTTTCTGAGGCAATAATTCTCGGTCTAAGCTGGCTTGCCATCAGCTATGTGTGGGGGGGATTATATGCAGCAGGTGAACCAGGTGGAAGATATTCACCTGTGGCTTTGATCATATGGAGTATCGTTTATATTGCAGTGCTTTTTGTATTACTAACTGGATTTAACCTGCTAGCAGGAGCCCCGTATATCATTTGGTCTATCAGTATTGTACAAACAAACCCTATGTTACTCTTAGGTATTTCATTTTTGTTTATGATCATAGCTA carries:
- a CDS encoding YlbF family regulator, which produces MSNVYDKAHELKKAIAESEEFSALKSMHEQIEADDIAKKMLENFRNLQLELQQKQMQGIQITEEEAQKAQQQFELVQQHELISKLMEAEQRLSVIIGDINKIITEPLEEIYGNPEGQQ
- a CDS encoding Cof-type HAD-IIB family hydrolase, whose amino-acid sequence is MTYRLLALNIDGTLIGSNEKISKQTKEAIEYVKKKGVYVTLVTSRPHLSAKRLAKSLKIDNYLVTNNGAFVANDAEDPLYVKRIDVNKTLQLVEVLEQYDCHIRVLHESFSIGNKVRQKNQLIAKMTIGVGDPLFYPVTFVDSVYDRLLQEAIAPPKVQVQFFDEEEQNSALNQVKEMIKGINAVSIQDGKVEFVAEGVSKLHGLQKVGQELGISLQEMVAVGLEEDDIPMISQVGLGVAMGNASEEVKKAADWITRSNHQNGVSYMIREVFRKQLRVQVE
- a CDS encoding YhzD family protein; translated protein: MNEYFLTVYEPNGEMVFEERIEAADDDAAQEIGKKKLEENNYTNHTHRLTRAGKLLLFHV